A stretch of the bacterium genome encodes the following:
- a CDS encoding Mur ligase domain-containing protein encodes MLGIGGTGMGSLAGLLVEAGHKVSGTDETLYPPMSEQIAALGIKPFNGYRPENIDTAAPQLAIIGNVIRKDNPEAQEVLRR; translated from the coding sequence ATGTTAGGCATCGGCGGGACCGGGATGGGATCGTTGGCAGGCCTACTGGTGGAGGCGGGCCACAAGGTCAGCGGCACTGACGAGACGCTCTATCCGCCAATGAGCGAACAGATTGCCGCGCTCGGCATAAAGCCCTTCAACGGCTACAGACCCGAGAACATCGACACCGCGGCCCCGCAGCTCGCGATCATCGGCAACGTGATCCGCAAGGACAACCCCGAGGCCCAGGAGGTGTTGCGGCGC